In Lachancea thermotolerans CBS 6340 chromosome H complete sequence, a single genomic region encodes these proteins:
- the FMP52 gene encoding Fmp52p (similar to uniprot|P40008 Saccharomyces cerevisiae YER004W FMP52 The authentic non-tagged protein was localized to the mitochondria): protein MSSRALIIGATGLCGSAFVKYVAKDPSFTEIATISRKALNGNYDGKVRSLILEDSSNWSAAVPENYDILFSGLATTRGEAGKENFYKVDHDMNLQLARSAKEKGYSTYVVVSSTGADENSMFYYMKTKGELERDILALGFERTIILRPGPLLGERTKSKGLLNGLSSKIGSIVYRTKLQSVFGCPVYGDEVAKVGVKLALDTSDTAKIKIVESAEILRLAGV, encoded by the coding sequence ATGTCATCTCGTGCCCTTATTATAGGAGCTACCGGGCTTTGTGGATCCGCCTTTGTGAAGTACGTCGCCAAAGACCCTTCTTTCACGGAAATCGCGACCATTTCTCGCAAGGCACTTAATGGAAATTATGATGGTAAGGTTCGTTCACTGATCCTGGAGGATAGCAGTAATTGGTCAGCAGCTGTTCCGGAAAACTATGACATTCTATTCTCCGGACTTGCTACTACTAGGGGAGAGGCCGGGAAAGAGAATTTTTATAAAGTTGACCACGATATGAATCTTCAACTAGCCAGATCGGCAAAAGAGAAGGGTTACAGCACTTACGTGGTTGTAAGCTCCACAGGCGCCGATGAAAACTCCATGTTTTACTATATGAAAACCAAAGGAGAGCTTGAGCGCGACATATTAGCAttgggttttgaaagaacaatcATACTTCGCCCCGGCCCCTTGCTCGGTGAACGCACGAAATCAAAAGGTCTTTTAAATGGGTTGAGCTCGAAGATTGGAAGCATTGTGTATAGGACAAAGCTCCAAAGCGTGTTTGGTTGCCCCGTCTATGGAGACGAAGTTGCGAAGGTGGGGGTCAAGTTAGCTCTTGATACTTCAGATACTGCtaaaatcaaaattgtGGAGAGCGCAGAAATCTTGCGGTTAGCAGGAGTGTAG
- a CDS encoding globin (some similarities with uniprot|P53857 Saccharomyces cerevisiae YNL234W similar to globins and has a functional heme-binding domain involved in glucose signaling or metabolism regulated by Rgt1p), translating into MFVGTNHRPNAAPQFVESLLTESQSTEDICLQSGDLKHRVSSDRSSERIRLLRQSAVSSDTYPRSFLDAYHDEFSSSSSNGELTSERGESEKGDEAKIPKGITPEASVTFQKHYKMSLQLQPHEIEMVRCSWSILLDDECSKPKYDAFVDKCVKPRINVPYKPPANEDSKNNVKEQLANSGKYEDDLKVPTFLFGAQFLHNIREIIPTIENSFPGIQHAASGVTGVVGMAISNLEDLSVMDYYLSSLGKHHARILGVYASHFDVAGIAFLKTLRDRFGYHYTKELDELWSRIYIYLANSMLQYGIDPILQDSGSSEITLGFPQLKEDSLSTSNADLSSKDSCGENEKIVGSLSDLSKNSTYSSKSAKEVSLVSSNKLLSRTSGWQSSKSSASSGQEGINSKTKKKEPTRNVGSVRGGGAWSGSHPQPTLAEESNVHYGASVRGGGGWQRSSGRSPSEKDFKGNSIGVVNDGKHALSTSRINGKSNFSLPASRPGATYAGKTSDITGKTHLRCSENYEMVTKAYSTVNSTARSSGGVRGGGGFNSGNGDCTLM; encoded by the coding sequence ATGTTCGTGGGAACTAACCATCGACCTAACGCTGCCCCACAATTTGTTGAGTCCCTTTTGACTGAAAGTCAAAGCACGGAGGACATATGCCTTCAGTCGGGTGACCTTAAGCACAGAGTATCAAGCGACAGATCTTCTGAAAGGATACGCTTGTTAAGACAGTCTGCCGTCTCTTCTGACACGTATCCAAGATCCTTCCTGGATGCTTACCACGATGAATTCTCCTCTAGCAGCTCTAATGGCGAATTGACATCTGAGAGAGGGGAAAGTGAAAAAGGAGATGAGGCCAAGATACCAAAGGGCATTACTCCCGAGGCAAGCGTTACTTTCCAGAAGCACTACAAAATGAGCCTTCAATTGCAACCGCATGAAATTGAGATGGTCCGGTGTTCGTGGTCGATTTTGCTAGATGACGAGTGCTCTAAGCCGAAGTATGATGCCTTTGTAGACAAGTGCGTGAAGCCAAGGATAAATGTGCCATATAAACCACCCGCTAATGAGGATTCGAAAAATAACGTCAAAGAGCAATTAGCAAATTCCGGGAAATATGAAGATGACTTAAAAGTACCAACGTTCTTGTTTGGGgctcaatttcttcataaCATTAGAGAGATTATCCCAACTATTGAAAATTCTTTCCCAGGTATTCAGCATGCTGCTTCTGGCGTAACTGGGGTGGTGGGTATGGCTATCAGTAATCTAGAAGATCTATCGGTGATGGACTATTATCTAAGCTCACTCGGGAAACATCACGCTAGAATACTGGGCGTGTACGCGAGTCATTTTGATGTGGCAGGGATtgcttttttgaagactttgcGGGATAGATTCGGCTATCATTACACTAAAGAGCTTGACGAATTATGGTCCCGAATATACATTTACTTGGCAAACAGTATGCTCCAATATGGAATCGATCCAATTTTGCAAGACTCAGGATCTTCGGAGATAACTCTTGGTTTTCCACAACTCAAAGAGGATTCACTGTCAACAAGCAATGCTGAtctttcttccaaagattcTTGCGGAGAAAATGAGAAAATTGTCGGTAGCTTGTCAGATCTGAGCAAAAATTCGACGTACTCTAGCAAGTCAGCTAAAGAAGTTAGCTTGGTTTCATCAAATAAGCTGCTATCACGAACGTCAGGTTggcaatcttcaaaaagtagTGCATCTTCTGGACAAGAAGGAATAAACAgcaagacaaaaaaaaaagaaccaACCAGAAATGTTGGGTCAGTTCGAGGGGGTGGAGCATGGAGTGGTTCACATCCGCAGCCAACATTAGCAGAAGAAAGTAATGTACATTATGGGGCGAGCGTGAGAGGAGGAGGTGGTTGGCAGCGGAGCAGTGGTCGGAGTCcttcagaaaaagattTTAAGGGGAATTCAATTGGAGTTGTTAATGATGGAAAGCATGCCTTGAGTACATCAAGAATCAACGGCAAATCTAATTTCTCGTTGCCAGCTAGCCGGCCAGGTGCCACATATGCTGGAAAAACCTCAGATATAACAGGCAAGACGCATTTGCGTTGTAGTGAAAATTACGAAATGGTTACCAAAGCCTATTCTACAGTCAATAGCACTGCCCGGAGCAGTGGAGGCGTCAGAGGCGGCGGCGGTTTTAACAGTGGAAATGGCGACTGCACTTTAATGTAG
- a CDS encoding sugar porter family MFS transporter (weakly similar to uniprot|Q12300 Saccharomyces cerevisiae YDL138W RGT2 Plasma membrane glucose receptor), producing MGFLQKVFLAEEDIQGSKFRAIFIGLFVAFGGVLFGYDTGTISGILAMKYVKEHFTHRGSFTAGETSLITSILSAGTFVGAISAPLVSDTMGRRFGLIASTIVFSIGVILQVAATGQDLLIVGRVIAGLGVGILSAIVPLYQSEAAPKWIRGAVVSCYQGAITVGLLLAACVNQGTHARTDSGSYRIPIAIQFAWALILFVGMIVLPESPRFYVKQGKIEKAGNALSRLRGLPADHPIVEGELEEILANFNYEKSLGSTTVWDCFKRGNHQLKRMLIGLAIQALQQLTGINFIFYYGTQFFQNSGIKNPFIIQVIMNVVNVVMTWPGVLLVELAGRRNLLLWGAVGMCVSELIVASVGTALPDSTAANKTLIAFSCTFIASFAATWGPLAWVVVGEIYPLRVRGKSVALCAASNWLFNFAIAYATPYLVDQEHANLQSKVFFIWGGCTFLCFLFVYFFIYETKGLTLEQIDELFETCTSAPDSKNFIPSSGYAHESPDAEKAVVEAVEKV from the coding sequence ATGGGTTTTCTACAAAAGGTATTTCTCGCAGAGGAGGACATACAAGGCTCGAAGTTCCGGGCGATATTCATCGGCCTGTTCGTCGCCTTTGGCGGTGTTCTGTTCGGGTACGACACAGGCACGATATCCGGAATTCTGGCTATGAAATATGTTAAGGAGCACTTCACGCATCGCGGTAGCTTCACTGCCGGGGAAACATCACTCATCACATCCATTCTTTCCGCGGGAACTTTTGTTGGTGCAATCAGCGCGCCGCTCGTTTCCGACACCATGGGCCGGCGATTCGGCCTCATCGCTTCAACTATTGTTTTCTCCATAGGCGTAATTCTGCAAGTTGCGGCCACAGGCCAAGACCTCTTAATTGTCGGAAGAGTTATTGCAGGCCTTGGTGTTGGTATTTTGTCCGCGATTGTCCCTCTTTACCAATCTGAGGCAGCTCCTAAGTGGATAAGAGGTGCAGTGGTTTCTTGTTACCAAGGAGCTATTACCGTTGGGTTGCTGCTCGCAGCCTGTGTCAACCAAGGCACACATGCCAGAACAGACAGTGGATCTTACAGAATACCCATCGCTATCCAATTTGCATGGGCGTTGATCTTGTTTGTTGGTATGATAGTCTTACCAGAATCCCCAAGATTTTATGTAAAGCAGGGgaaaattgaaaaggcaGGAAACGCATTATCTCGCTTAAGAGGTCTACCAGCAGATCATCCGATTGTTGAAGGTGAACTTGAGGAGATCCTCGCTAACTTTAATTATGAGAAATCTCTCGGTTCTACAACAGTATGGGACTGTTTTAAACGCGGCAATCACCAGCTAAAGCGTATGCTTATCGGCCTTGCAATCCAGGCACTCCAGCAACTCACTGGTATTAATTTCATTTTCTACTACGGAActcagttttttcaaaactcCGGTATTAAAAACCCCTTCATCATTCAGGTTATTATGAATGTTGTTAACGTTGTGATGACTTGGCCCGGCGTTTTGTTAGTTGAGCTCGCAGGAAGAAGGAACTTGCTGCTATGGGGCGCTGTCGGTATGTGCGTCAGCGAGTTGATTGTCGCGTCTGTTGGTACTGCACTTCCTGATAGCACGGCTGCAAACAAAACATTAATTGCATTTTCCTGCACTTTCATTGCCTCATTCGCCGCAACTTGGGGTCCCTTGGCTTGGGTTGTGGTGGGTGAAATATATCCGCTAAGAGTGAGAGGTAAGTCGGTTGCTTTATGCGCTGCCTCTAATTGGCTATTCAATTTCGCGATCGCCTATGCCACGCCATATCTTGTAGACCAAGAGCATGCAAACCTTCAGTCAAAAGTGTTCTTTATCTGGGGTGGCTGTACATTCCTCTGCTTTCTATTTGTCTACTTTTTCATCTACGAGACGAAAGGCCTCACCTTGGAACAAATTGATGAGTTGTTTGAAACTTGCACAAGTGCCCCTGactccaaaaacttcattCCATCTAGTGGATATGCCCATGAGTCTCCAGATGCTGAGAAGGCAGTTGTGGAAGCTGTCGAGAAAGTCTAA
- the ATG2 gene encoding Atg2p (similar to uniprot|P53855 YNL242W Saccharomyces cerevisiae ATG2 Peripheral membrane protein required for the formation of cytosolic sequestering vesicles involved in vacuolar import through both the Cvt pathway and autophagy) — MPSWFAQNLQRRLLLYFLQKASLFSNIDVSALDVSLGSSSHFTFHDLDLDVESINIPDIALRSGFIEKLELSLTVSGGVKVEGSGLVFVVKPLLTNTYHPQSSSFSLSKTVYDLASSVMQYSDKENTPEEDLSGEDNSSESDNRSYENFAAPAPSVLQSMRNKALDLALSNLKIQLKDVTIQFLFPQNNVLELSLQEALVLSANKAREVQLSNLQLLHWKQTKSPDEEVESKTDLSMSDSLVYSKAEATSIYMSALQSFQEHENESTFVPQKSEALSFDTLSMKFRGFASIDDLSISDIAIDFNECIIDLPLLLELNESISLPLLAMFSSKFHNNISDTAKYQPQNLQNYKRFQNEQDIREESLFSNLKGSSAIIKLPGQLKVRLKSLLVKICESGIMSSTLGDISVLHQGFPIFTHVPTVPPFFSLMCIPGARKIDIALHHDISVVLDVHSLTDIFRCVKSFEKCMAAWQQAVPRKSQPRGVKPKPYSIGIESETCHLELRLGEGTLNANLSAFSVPNIFESVSLNSVEMNMKKNAQETPLVSIENIKLVTPENPMQFNSYDHGYQEIVISSKCCINIESIRAEVPFLELESLSLEVQNLLKKVVASPDIKRSEYSPRKSGNRQLKRSVRILGSSSIISKQSSTAQYVIQICTVDICLKDILGHDFGDLRGHLSDFFIYMGTDQRFTAHSNKLSINRVSLSQGESLVDVLLVKNEQAPVLMVHKKLTGKICCTLRSVCLRYDAHILDLLKNRKTSNDSASQILPKPAAEVKQNTTVLEFKLLECSISLKPYRLKSSVILILNKASIEFVLPNFRSKGTLKACYILLIDDISNLVDQPGTNYPSLLSFYTERGFANVGKFDKMTLSLTKSRNTMEIRADVNSVSLSLCADSAQALIQTIIDLGVPLTFPEDQKYRTKPTPTDILDDIENDFFTEAKIQINPISTKEDPISIFDNFLDKSPEVVDTDSNMPAGESGSPKFGDQRFMVTEEDYFSSKGCYPVQSIPEDPDVELSIVFGVENVSLKLYDGFDWKYTRNSISEIISQMESVLRQQDLNQDPELIKASIFDSIYLFADKGTDVDSLRQHINRDLQSEPSVFVKGSSKKTRLRPSRDFKVRIGISGITAIFTKFVVDEPTEFTSDLSADTLHDVKLQVRDIEVVDNVPSSTWNKLLTYLKDKPRAKGSEMLSLNIQTVRPIDFLAATELIMYVHVLPLQVHIDQDTLEFLTRFAEFKDSRFELIDEFPDFVYIQKLEVEAVQIRMDYKPKKVDYSGLKSGHASEFMNFFILEGSRFQLQHLIVYGVNGFPELNKTLNNAWLPDITGNQLKGILSGVAPMKTLVTLGSGVKALVSTPVKEYKRDQKLGRGLQKGTQVFVKVTTGEFVRLGVKLASGTQALLENAEELMGGEGSRARDHSINGFEFDLVPEETVKQYEKLMGGTNPSHKGRVSEAIVVEPPSNEKEPPRIFSLYADQPNTLQRGLKEAQSSFGRNIQLAYDALKKAQGEIKESESAQETASSMARVVPVALIRPIIGATEALSKTLQGISNEIDEEQVTYLQDKYKSRRPRETL, encoded by the coding sequence ATGCCTTCATGGTTTGCTCAAAATTTGCAAAGGAGACTACTCCTGTACTTCTTGCAAAAAGCGTCGTTATTCTCTAATATCGATGTCTCAGCTTTGGATGTTTCTTTAGGGTCAAGCTCACACTTCACCTTCCATGATCTTGATCTAGACGTTGAAAGTATTAATATCCCTGATATTGCTCTTCGAAGTGGATTCATAGAAAAACTGGAGCTGAGCTTGACTGTCAGTGGTGGGGTAAAGGTTGAAGGATCCGGGCTGGTTTTTGTTGTCAAGCCTTTACTGACAAACACCTATCATCCACAATCCTCtagcttctctttgagcaAAACAGTTTACGATCTCGCAAGCTCGGTGATGCAATATAGTGATAAAGAGAATacaccagaagaagatttaAGCGGAGAAGACAATAGCAGTGAAAGCGACAATCGAAGCTACGAAAATTTCGCCGCGCCAGCACCTTCAGTTCTGCAATCAATGCGCAACAAGGCATTGGACTTAGCTCTTTCAAACTTAAAAATTCAATTGAAGGATGTTACAATTCAGTTCCTTTTTCCACAGAACAATGTGTTAGAACTAAGCTTACAAGAGGCACTCGTTCTTTCTGCGAACAAGGCCCGGGAAGTGCAACTGTCGAatcttcagctgcttcattggaagcaaacaaaaagccctGATGAGGAAGTTGAGTCCAAAACGGACTTGTCAATGAGCGACTCCCTAGTTTACtcaaaagcagaagcaaCTTCAATATACATGAGcgctttgcaaagctttcaagagcaTGAAAACGAGAGCACTTTTGTTCCACAGAAAAGCgaagctttgagttttgatACCTTGAGTATGAAGTTTAGAGGTTTTGCTTCTATTGATGATTTGTCTATTAGCGATATTGCTATTGACTTCAACGAATGCATCATTGATTTACCATTACTACTAGAGCTTAATGAATCAATATCTCTGCCACTACTAGCAATGTTTTCTTCGAAATTTCACAATAACATTTCAGATACCGCCAAATACCAACCTCAGAATCTGCAAAACTACAAAAGGTTTCAAAATGAGCAGGACATACGTGAGGAGTCTTTATTCTCTAATTTGAAAGGCTCCAGCGCCATTATCAAACTTCCTGGCCAACTAAAAGTTCGTTTGAAGAGTCTGCTCGTTAAAATATGTGAAAGCGGAATAATGAGCTCAACTTTGGGGGATATTTCCGTCCTTCATCAGGGCTTTCCTATTTTTACTCATGTTCCTACAGTACcgccttttttttccttaATGTGCATCCCAGGCGCCCGAAAGATAGACATTGCTTTACATCATGACATAAGCGTTGTTTTGGACGTTCATTCTTTAACTGATATATTCAGGTGtgtgaaaagctttgaaaaatgtaTGGCTGCGTGGCAGCAAGCTGTGCCCCGAAAATCACAGCCGCGGGGCGTTAAACCCAAGCCATATTCGATTGGAATTGAAAGTGAGACTTGTCATTTAGAGTTGCGACTCGGAGAAGGCACGTTAAACGCAAACTTAAGTGCATTTTCTGTGCCGAATATTTTCGAGAGCGTGTCATTGAACTCTGTTGAGATGaacatgaaaaaaaacGCACAAGAAACGCCGCTAGTCAGTATAGAGAATATCAAACTGGTAACACCTGAGAACCCAATGCAATTTAACTCTTATGATCATGGATATCAAGAAATAGTTATTTCTTCGAAGTGCTGTATCAACATTGAATCGATAAGAGCTGAAGTTCCCTTCCTGGAGCTGGAATCTTTGTCTTTGGAGGTTCAAAACCTACTAAAGAAGGTTGTGGCAAGTCCAGATATTAAGCGCTCTGAGTACAGCCCCCGCAAAAGCGGCAACAGGCAGCTAAAAAGGAGTGTGAGAATTCTGGGTTCCTCTTCAATAATAAGCAAGCAGAGTTCTACGGCGCAATATGTGATACAGATTTGCACTGTTGATATATGCTTGAAGGATATATTAGGGCATGATTTCGGCGACCTTCGAGGACATTTGAGCGACTTTTTTATTTATATGGGCACCGATCAAAGATTCACTGCCCATTCTAATAAGCTATCTATTAATCGGGTTAGCCTCTCTCAGGGTGAATCGCTGGTCGACGTTcttcttgtcaaaaatGAGCAAGCTCCTGTCTTAATGGTCCACAAAAAGCTTACCGGAAAGATTTGTTGTACCCTAAGATCCGTTTGTTTACGATATGATGCTCACATTCTAGacttgctcaaaaacagaAAAACTTCCAATGATTCGGCATCTCAaattcttccaaagccGGCTGCTGAAGTTAAGCAGAATACTACAGTTCTTGAGTTTAAATTGCTTGAGTGCTCCATTTCCCTGAAGCCATACAGGCTGAAGTCCTCGGTTATTTTAATATTGAACAAAGCTTCCATCGAATTTGTCCTTCCAAACTTTAGAAGCAAGGGAACCCTGAAGGCATGCTATATTTTGTTGATAGATGACATTTCAAATTTGGTTGATCAACCTGGTACGAACTATCCGAGCCTCTTGTCATTTTACACTGAACGCGGTTTTGCAAATGTCGGAAAGTTTGATAAGATGACATTGTCATTGACAAAGTCGAGAAATACCATGGAGATTCGTGCTGATGTGAATTCAGTCTCCTTATCTCTGTGCGCGGACTCAGCACAAGCTCTGATTCAGACAATCATTGACCTAGGTGTTCCTTTGACTTTCCCTGAAGACCAAAAATATAGGACGAAACCAACACCCACAGATATTTTGGATGATATAGAGAACGACTTCTTTACAGAGGCAAAGATTCAAATAAATCCCATTTCCACAAAAGAAGACCCAATCTCAATATTTGATAACTTTTTGGATAAGTCCCCTGAGGTTGTAGATACAGATTCAAACATGCCTGCTGGGGAAAGCGGGTCTCCAAAATTTGGGGATCAACGTTTTATGGTCACTGAAGAAGATTATTTCTCATCCAAGGGTTGTTATCCTGTGCAATCAATACCTGAGGATCCAGATGTGGAACTTTCAATCGTTTTTGGGGTTGAAAATGTCTCTCTAAAACTATATGATGGTTTCGACTGGAAGTACACAAGAAACTCCATATCAGAAATAATTTCTCAGATGGAGAGTGTTTTGCGGCAACAAGACTTGAACCAAGACCCAGAACTAatcaaagcttcaatttttgattCAATATACCTATTCGCCGACAAAGGCACTGATGTTGACTCTTTAAGGCAGCACATTAATCGAGATTTGCAAAGCGAGCCAAGTGTCTTCGTCAAAGgttcatcaaaaaagaCGCGGTTGCGGCCTTCGCGCGACTTCAAAGTTCGCATTGGCATCTCTGGCATCACAGCAATTTTCACCAAGTTTGTTGTCGACGAGCCCACAGAATTCACGTCAGACTTATCTGCTGATACGCTACATGATGTCAAGCTTCAGGTACGTGACATTGAAGTTGTAGACAATGTcccttcttcaacttggaaCAAATTGCTAACATATCTCAAAGACAAACCCCGGGCAAAAGGTTCCGAGATGCTCTCTTTGAACATTCAAACAGTGAGGCCAATTGACTTCCTTGCTGCGACAGAACTTATCATGTATGTGCATGTCCTTCCACTTCAGGTCCACATTGATCAAGATACTTTAGAATTTTTAACAAGATTTGCAGAATTCAAGGATTCCCGATTTGAATTAATCGATGAATTCCCTGATTTCGTTTacattcaaaaacttgaagttgaagcaGTACAAATAAGGATGGACTATAAGCCGAAGAAGGTGGATTATTCCGGATTGAAGTCGGGGCACGCAAGTGAGTTTATGAACTTTTTCATTTTAGAGGGTTCAAGGTTTCAATTACAACATCTGATAGTGTATGGTGTCAATGGCTTCCCTGAGCTTAACAAAACTCTCAACAATGCATGGTTACCGGATATTACCGGTAATCAATTGAAAGGAATACTTAGCGGTGTAGCACCTATGAAGACCCTCGTTACTCTTGGATCAGGCGTTAAGGCACTTGTATCCACCCCTGTTAAGGAATACAAGAGAGACCAGAAGTTAGGCAGGGGCCTACAGAAAGGCAcccaagtttttgtcaaagTTACTACGGGTGAGTTTGTGCGGCTTGGGGTCAAGCTTGCTTCTGGCACGCAAGCACTGCTAGAAAATGCAGAGGAGTTAATGGGAGGGGAGGGTTCGCGTGCACGGGATCACAGCATTAATGGGTTTGAATTTGATCTCGTTCCTGAAGAAACTGTCAAGCAGTACGAAAAGCTGATGGGAGGCACCAACCCAAGTCATAAAGGCCGCGTTTCAGAAGCAATAGTAGTAGAACCTCCATCAAACGAGAAGGAGCCCCCCAGAATTTTCAGTTTGTATGCCGATCAGCCAAATACTCTACAAAGAGGTTTGAAGGAGGCTCAAAGCTCATTTGGAAGGAACATCCAATTGGCCTACGATGCGTTAAAAAAGGCTCAGGGAGAGATCAAAGAGAGTGAAAgtgctcaagaaactgcttCTTCCATGGCGCGTGTTGTTCCTGTTGCTTTAATAAGACCCATTATCGGAGCTactgaagctctttctAAAACATTACAGGGAATCTCGAACGAGATTGACGAGGAACAAGTGACTTACTTGCAGGACAAGTAcaaatcaagaagaccCAGAGAAACCTTGTAG